Below is a window of Chloroflexota bacterium DNA.
TCACCTCGTGGACGCGTCGGCGCACGGATTCGTCCAGCGGCAGCGCCGGATCGCCGAAGTGATCGGCTCGGCGAAACCACGCCAGCGCCGGACGCCGCGCCGACCAGAGCCAGTGCCCGTCGAACACTCCGGGCAGCTCCGCCAGATCGAGGTAGACCATGAAGAGCGGAAATCGAAACTCGTGCGCGACCGGTCGTCGCCGCCGGTGCGTGACGACGCCCGTGTAGAGGCCACTCGCGCCGCTCATGGGCCGGCCTCGATCGCCCGCGCCACACGCAGGCCGCTCACGACGCCGTCCTCGTGGAAGCCATAGCGCCAGTAGGCGCCCGCATACCAGGTCCGGCGCCGGCCGTTCACCTCGGTCCACCGGCGCTGAGCGGCAATCGCCGCGCGGTTGAGAACCGGGTGGTGGTAGGTCATGCGGGCAATCACGGCCGCCTCGTCAATGCGCTCGTCCTGGTTGAGCGTGACGCAGAAGGTCTCGGGCGCGTCCAATCGCTGCAGGCGGTTCATGTTGTACGTCGTCGCCACCCGCTGCCCGCCGTCCGGGGCAATGTAGGAGTTCCACGCGGCCCAGACGCGGCGCCGCCGGGGAAGCAGGCTCGTATCGGTATGCAGCACGACGCTGTTGGCCTGGTAGTCGATGGCCCCAAGGACCGCGCGTTCCTCGGGGCTGGGATCGTCGAGCATCCGCAGCGCCTGATCGCTATGGGTCGCGAGCACCACCTGGTCGAATCGGGCGACATGCCCGCCGGCAACGGTGACGTCGACGTGGTCGTCCGCTCGCCGCACGCGGGTCACGGGCGCGCGGACATGGATTCGATCGCGAAATGGCCGAGCCAACGCCTCGACGTACTCGCGCGCGCCGCCGGTGATTGCCGACCAGCGCGGCTTGCCCCGGATTCCCAGCAGTCCGTGGTTGTGGAAGAACCGCACAAACGCTTCAACTGGGATCTGGCCGAAGCGCGCGGGGTCAGTTGACCAGATGGCGGCGCCCATCGGCACCAGATAGAGCTCACGGAAAACACGGGAGAAGTCCGCGCCTTCCAGGTATTCGTCCAGCGTGAGTCGCTCGTCGGCCTCCAGCAGCTTGGGCGCCTGGCGATTGAAACGCAGGTAGTCGCGCACCAGCCGCAAGAACGCGGGGCGCGCCAGGTTGCGGCGCTGGGCGAACACGGCATTCAACGACGCCCCGCTGTACTCGATGCCCGTGCGATCGCAGCGCACGGAGAAGCTCATCTCGGACGGCTGCGTCGGGACGCGGAGGTCGTCCAGGATGCGCAGGAATTCGGGATAGGTACGGTCGTTGAAAACTACGAATCCGGTGTCGACCGCATAGGTGCGGCCGCCGCTGGACACGTCAATCGTGCGGGAGTGGCCGCCTGTTTCGTCGCCCGCCTCGAAGACCGTGACGTCATCGTGTGCATGCAGTTGGCGCGCCGCGACGAGACCCGACACCCCGGCGCCGATGACGGCGATTCTCATGGGCTGCGGCGCCTTGCGTCAGCGCCCTGGCTCGGCGGTCGCTCGTGGGCGGTCATGTTGCGTTCAACGCACTAGGCGTGCCGCTGCGCGTGGGCTTTCGCAACCGTCTCGGGAGCAAGCAGATGATGCGCCACCACCCACTCTTGTCCCCCGCGATAGGCAAACAGCTCCTCGCAGGCGATGAAGAAGAGCCGCCACCGCATCAACCAGAGACTCGCCGCATCGTTGCCGTACGCGCCCCGGAAGAGTTCGTGGATCTGTGGGCGGCGGCTGTCGAGGTTTCTCAGCCACGCGTGCAACGTCCGGGCGTAGTGCCGTCCGTTCACGACCCAGCGATCGACGGTGCGCACCGCCGGAGCGGATTCATCGAAGAGGTCGAGGCTGGGCATCGTCCCACCGCTGAAGAACCAGCGCGCCATCCAGCCGTCCTCGGGCTCGAAGGCGTAGGCGTGCCGCACGTGGCTGAACACGTGCACGAAGATGCGGCCGCCGGCGTCAAGCCGCGCGGCCATTTTCGCCAGCAATGCGCCGTGATCGCGGATGTGCTCCAGCATCTCGATGCTGACGATCCGGTCGAAACGACCGGGAATGTCATCCGCCGCGGCATTGGCATGGATCACTTCCAGGTTGCCCAAGCCACGCGCCTGCGCCTCGACGACGATGTGGTCGCGCTGGGTGCGTGAGTTGGTGACGGCGGTGATCGTCGACCTCGGGTAGCGCTGCGCGGCCCACAGGGCAAGGGAACCCCAGCCGCACCCCAGATCGAGCACGCGCTGGCCGTCGGCGAGATCGGCGCGCTGCGCGCACAGCTCCAGCATGGCGTCCTCCGCGTCCGCCAGCGTCTCGACACCCGCAGGCCAGAGGCAGCTGCTGTACTTCAGCCTGGGACCAAGAATCGCTCGAAAGAACTCGGTCGGCACTTCGTAGTGCTGCCGGTTGGCAGCGTCCGTCGCAACGGCCGTTGGTCCGCCCCGCATGGCGTGGAAGCGCTCCTGGGGTTTGCCGCGGTTCAGCGCTCGCAGCCGTCGCCGCAGGGCAAATCGCACGCCCAGGCGCAAAACGCCGTCGGGAACGATCCCCCGCGCCGCCAGCCGCTCGAACCAGGCCGATTGGCTATCCACGTCGTCCCAGGAAGGGGATGCGCGGGAAGAACGCCGGCGTGGACTCCACGTACTCGCGATAGCCCGGCTTGGCCTCGATCATGCTGCGCTCGAGCAGCGTCACGCCCGACACCCGCGCCAGCAGCACCGTCATCACGAGCGGGCCGATCAGCGTCCACCACGCGCCGGCGGCCAGACCCAGGCAGCCAAAGCCCCACCACACCACGGCGTCGCCGAAGTAGTTTGGGTGCCGCGTCAGCCCCCAGAATCCGGCTGACAGCACGCGGCCTCGATTGGCTGGATTGGCTTTGAACCGCGCCAGCTGCAGGTCGCCGCCCGCCTCGAAGGCGAAGCCGATGGCCCAGAGCGCGATGGCGGCCACGTCCCAGGCAGTCGGCAGGGACGGCTCCGGCGCCGCCAGCGCCGCCAGCAGCGGCAACGCGACCACCCACATCACCACGCCCTGGAGCAGGAAGACGGTGAAATAGCTGCGCCACCAGAAGGCGCTTCCGGCGTTGGCGCGGAACTTCTGATAGCGCGGATCCTCGGGTTTGCCATGGTTGCGCCACCCGATGTGCCCCGCCAGGCGCAGGCCCCACACCGCCACCAGCACCAGCAGCAGCGCGCTGCGTCCGGCATCGCCCGAGCCGAGCCACGCGGCGAGCGCCCCGGTCACGATGAATCCCAGTCCCCAAAATACGTCCACGATGGACGCATCCCGCAGCAGCAGGCTCAGCAGCCACACCACGGTCATGAAAACGCCGATGGCCGCGGCGGTGTAGCCCAGGAGTCCGGGATCGGCCATCAGCTTGATTGCTTCAGAGTCCGTCGAACCGGGAGATCATGCACCGGCGCTAGCCGCCGATCTGAAACATCTCGACCTTTTGCACGTCCGGTCCGTGGCCGTCGTCGCTGATCATGCCCGCGCGCGCCTCGGAGTAGCGGTCGCGGCGGACCTGCCAGACGCCGCCGATCAGCTCGCGCAGCTCCGCGTCCGTGGCGCCCTCGCGCATGGGCGTCCGCAGGTCGGTGCCGCCGAACGCGAACAGGCACGTCAGCAGGTGCCCGTCGGTTGACAGCCGCGCGCGCGTGCAGGCCCCGCAGAAGGGCTTACTCACCGACGCGATGACGCCGATCTCCCCGCCGCCGTCGCGATAGCGGAACCGATTGGCAACCTCGCCCGGGTAATTGGGCGGCAGTGGCTCCAGCGGGAACTCGGCCCCGATGCGCTCCACGATCTCGTCGGCCGTGACGACCTCGTCCAGCTTCCACTGGTTGAGGTTTCCCACGTCCATGTACTCGATGAACCGCACCGTATGCCCAGTTCCGTGATAGTGGCGCGCCAGGTCGACGATGGTGTGGTCGTTCACGCCTCGCACGACCACGCAGTTCAACTTGATGGGCGAGAGGCCGACGCGCTCGGCGGCCGCGATGCCTTCCAGCGTCGCGTCGACGCCGTAGCCCCGCCCGTTCATCGCCCGAAACACCTCGTCGTCCAGGCTGTCCAGGCTCACCGTCACCCGCTGCAAGCCGGCGTCGGCCAGGGCCTCGGCGTGCCGCCCGAGCAGGTGGGCGTTGGTCGTGAGCGCCAGGTCGTCGACCGGCAGGGCCGCCAGCATCGACACCAGGTTCGGCAGGTCCGCCCGCAGCAACGGCTCGCCGCCGGTCAGGCGAAGCTTTTGCACGCCAAGCTCGACGAACAGCCCCGACAGCCTCGCGATCTCCTCGAACGTGAGGATCTGGGACTTGGGCAAGAACGTGTAGTGCTCACCGTAGACCTCGGCCGGCATGCAGTAGGGACAGCGGAAATTGCACCGGTCCGTCACCGAGATGCGCAGGTCGCGCATGTGGCGGCCAAGTGTGTCGACGGGCGCGGTGGCGATGGCGGCAGGCACGCGGGGCGTGAATCTCCAGGTCGTCTTCACCCTGAGTTTACGCAGTGGGCGGCCCGAATCCGCGTCAGGTACCGTGAGCGACCAGACACTCATCGAGGGCGCGCACCATGCCACTACGCGATGTGTCCGAGGTCGAGACGGTCGCGGGCGACTTCAACGACGGCCTGGACCACCCCGAAGGCGTCACCTGGGGCCCCGACGGGCAGCTCTACGCCGGCGGCGAGGCGGGCCAGATCTATCGCGTGGACCCCGACAGTGGGGCCATCACCCAGATCGCGCAGCACGAGGGCTTCCTGGGCGGCGTGGCCTGCGACGCCGAGGCGAACGTCTACGTCTGCGCCGCGTATGGCGGCGCGGTCGTGCGCGCCGGCGCTGACGGCAGCGTCACCGAGATCACCCGCGGCACCGCCGACCGGCCCATGGAAACGCCCAACTATCCCTGCTTCCACCCCTCCGGCGACCTCTATGTCTCCGACTCGGGCGAATGGGACCACGACACCGGGCGGATCTACCGCGTGCGGCCCGACGGCTCGACGGACCTGGTGAGCGAGGCGCCGCGATTCTTCGCCAACGGCATGTGCGTCGACGCCGCGGGCGAGTGGCTCTACGTGGTCGAGTCCCAGATGCCCGGCGTCAGCCGCCTGCGCGTGCTCGCCGACGGAACCCTGGGCGAGCGCCAGGTCGTGGCCACCCTCCCCGGCGACGTGCCGGACGGCGTGCAGTTCGACGTCGAGGGCACGCTGTACATCACGCTCTACACCCCCAGCCGCATCTACCGCCTCGAGCCCGAGGGACGCATCCAGGTCCTCGTCGACGACCCCAACCACACGCAGCTCTCCTCGCCCACCAACATCGTCTTCGGCGGCCCCGACCTCACCGACCTCTTCACCGCCAACCTCGGCCGCTGGCACCTCAACCGCCTGCGCATGGCCGTCCCAGGCATCCCGCTGGCGTAT
It encodes the following:
- a CDS encoding cyclopropane-fatty-acyl-phospholipid synthase yields the protein MDSQSAWFERLAARGIVPDGVLRLGVRFALRRRLRALNRGKPQERFHAMRGGPTAVATDAANRQHYEVPTEFFRAILGPRLKYSSCLWPAGVETLADAEDAMLELCAQRADLADGQRVLDLGCGWGSLALWAAQRYPRSTITAVTNSRTQRDHIVVEAQARGLGNLEVIHANAAADDIPGRFDRIVSIEMLEHIRDHGALLAKMAARLDAGGRIFVHVFSHVRHAYAFEPEDGWMARWFFSGGTMPSLDLFDESAPAVRTVDRWVVNGRHYARTLHAWLRNLDSRRPQIHELFRGAYGNDAASLWLMRWRLFFIACEELFAYRGGQEWVVAHHLLAPETVAKAHAQRHA
- a CDS encoding DUF1295 domain-containing protein — protein: MADPGLLGYTAAAIGVFMTVVWLLSLLLRDASIVDVFWGLGFIVTGALAAWLGSGDAGRSALLLVLVAVWGLRLAGHIGWRNHGKPEDPRYQKFRANAGSAFWWRSYFTVFLLQGVVMWVVALPLLAALAAPEPSLPTAWDVAAIALWAIGFAFEAGGDLQLARFKANPANRGRVLSAGFWGLTRHPNYFGDAVVWWGFGCLGLAAGAWWTLIGPLVMTVLLARVSGVTLLERSMIEAKPGYREYVESTPAFFPRIPFLGRRG
- a CDS encoding FAD-dependent oxidoreductase, producing the protein MRIAVIGAGVSGLVAARQLHAHDDVTVFEAGDETGGHSRTIDVSSGGRTYAVDTGFVVFNDRTYPEFLRILDDLRVPTQPSEMSFSVRCDRTGIEYSGASLNAVFAQRRNLARPAFLRLVRDYLRFNRQAPKLLEADERLTLDEYLEGADFSRVFRELYLVPMGAAIWSTDPARFGQIPVEAFVRFFHNHGLLGIRGKPRWSAITGGAREYVEALARPFRDRIHVRAPVTRVRRADDHVDVTVAGGHVARFDQVVLATHSDQALRMLDDPSPEERAVLGAIDYQANSVVLHTDTSLLPRRRRVWAAWNSYIAPDGGQRVATTYNMNRLQRLDAPETFCVTLNQDERIDEAAVIARMTYHHPVLNRAAIAAQRRWTEVNGRRRTWYAGAYWRYGFHEDGVVSGLRVARAIEAGP
- the moaA gene encoding GTP 3',8-cyclase MoaA; this translates as MATAPVDTLGRHMRDLRISVTDRCNFRCPYCMPAEVYGEHYTFLPKSQILTFEEIARLSGLFVELGVQKLRLTGGEPLLRADLPNLVSMLAALPVDDLALTTNAHLLGRHAEALADAGLQRVTVSLDSLDDEVFRAMNGRGYGVDATLEGIAAAERVGLSPIKLNCVVVRGVNDHTIVDLARHYHGTGHTVRFIEYMDVGNLNQWKLDEVVTADEIVERIGAEFPLEPLPPNYPGEVANRFRYRDGGGEIGVIASVSKPFCGACTRARLSTDGHLLTCLFAFGGTDLRTPMREGATDAELRELIGGVWQVRRDRYSEARAGMISDDGHGPDVQKVEMFQIGG
- a CDS encoding SMP-30/gluconolactonase/LRE family protein, giving the protein MPLRDVSEVETVAGDFNDGLDHPEGVTWGPDGQLYAGGEAGQIYRVDPDSGAITQIAQHEGFLGGVACDAEANVYVCAAYGGAVVRAGADGSVTEITRGTADRPMETPNYPCFHPSGDLYVSDSGEWDHDTGRIYRVRPDGSTDLVSEAPRFFANGMCVDAAGEWLYVVESQMPGVSRLRVLADGTLGERQVVATLPGDVPDGVQFDVEGTLYITLYTPSRIYRLEPEGRIQVLVDDPNHTQLSSPTNIVFGGPDLTDLFTANLGRWHLNRLRMAVPGIPLAYPPPIGQ